The Arcobacter sp. CECT 8986 genomic interval AAATACTTCGTTACTTGAAATTGCAGAAGGTTTAACTTTAGCAACAACAAAGATAATAGCACCAGCTGTTAACATAAACATTTGAATAACATAAACCATAGATAGAGGTTTACCATGAATTACTGGTCTTAATTCTGGGAACGCACCTAAAATAGCAACTACCGCAATTGAAGCAAGGAAAATCCACATTGCATTCCATTGAGTTTGAGGTAATTTGTTATTTAATAATGTTTTATCTTCACCATAAATGTATTTTTTCATTTCTGGGTCTTTAATTTTTTCTTGGAATTCAGGATCATCTTCTAAGTTTTTACCTCTGAACATACTCCAGAAACCGATAACTAAAACACCACAGATAGCACCTGGAATTGTGATTGATAGTAATTGAACTAAGTCTAATTCTTTACCATTAATCATCGCATGACCTGATAACATTGCAACTAATGAAACAACTGCAACTGATACAGGAGATGTAATAATACCCATTTGAGCTGCAATTGTACTTGCTGCCATTGGTCTTTCTGGTCTTACCCCTTTTCTAATAGCAATGTCATAAATAATTGGTAACATTGTATATACTACGTGACCTGTACCACAAAGGAAAGTTAAAGTTAACGTAGTTAACGGAGCTAAGAATGTAATATGTTTAGGATGTTTTCTTAACAATTTTTCTGCTAATTGAAGCATAACATCTAATCCACCTGATGCTTGTAAAGTTGCACCAGCAGTAATAACTGCAAGCATTACTAACATAACTTTAATTGGAGGGTTACCTGGAGTCATCCCAAATCCAAAAACAAGTACAACAACACCGATACCACCGAATAAACCTAATGCTAAACCACCTTTTCTAGCACCA includes:
- a CDS encoding anaerobic C4-dicarboxylate transporter, whose protein sequence is MEFTIQLIIVLAVLFLGARKGGLALGLFGGIGVVVLVFGFGMTPGNPPIKVMLVMLAVITAGATLQASGGLDVMLQLAEKLLRKHPKHITFLAPLTTLTLTFLCGTGHVVYTMLPIIYDIAIRKGVRPERPMAASTIAAQMGIITSPVSVAVVSLVAMLSGHAMINGKELDLVQLLSITIPGAICGVLVIGFWSMFRGKNLEDDPEFQEKIKDPEMKKYIYGEDKTLLNNKLPQTQWNAMWIFLASIAVVAILGAFPELRPVIHGKPLSMVYVIQMFMLTAGAIIFVVAKVKPSAISSNEVFKSGMVALIAVYGVAWMTKTMFGAHIGDIKEVLGGIVAQYPWAYALVLIFVSKLVNSQGAALAAIVPIALSVGVDPGVIAAFAAACYGYYILPTYPSDLAAISFDRSGTTRIGKFVINHSFIIPGIIGVGTASTVGFILAKIYGII